From Shewanella psychrophila, a single genomic window includes:
- the mtnN gene encoding 5'-methylthioadenosine/S-adenosylhomocysteine nucleosidase encodes MKIGIIGAMEPEVAHLIAAMTSAESKTIAGIEFIAGTLDGTEVIVTRSGIGKVAASIATTLLIEKYAPDAVINTGSAGGFVDELAIGDIVISTEVRHHDVDVTAFGYEIGQMASQPAAFAADEKLMDAACKAVASLDDVKAIQGLICTGDSFICDPERTKTMLSHFPTMAACEMEGAAIAQVCHQFKVPFVVIRSLSDNANNDSPVDFDTYLVKAGHQSALMVMALLKHL; translated from the coding sequence ATGAAAATCGGTATTATTGGCGCCATGGAGCCAGAGGTTGCTCATCTTATTGCTGCTATGACATCTGCAGAGTCAAAGACTATTGCGGGTATTGAATTTATCGCCGGCACACTAGATGGTACTGAGGTGATAGTCACTCGCTCTGGCATAGGAAAAGTCGCCGCCAGTATCGCCACAACCTTACTTATCGAGAAGTACGCTCCCGATGCCGTGATCAATACAGGCTCAGCCGGTGGTTTCGTCGATGAACTGGCTATAGGTGATATCGTTATCTCCACAGAAGTCAGACATCATGATGTCGATGTCACCGCATTTGGCTATGAGATAGGCCAGATGGCCAGTCAACCAGCCGCTTTTGCGGCCGACGAGAAATTAATGGACGCCGCTTGTAAGGCCGTAGCCAGCCTTGATGATGTGAAAGCCATCCAAGGTTTAATCTGTACTGGCGACAGTTTCATCTGCGATCCAGAACGTACTAAGACCATGCTCAGCCATTTTCCAACTATGGCTGCTTGCGAAATGGAAGGAGCTGCCATTGCCCAAGTCTGTCACCAATTTAAGGTGCCTTTTGTGGTCATCCGCTCACTATCAGATAATGCCAATAATGACTCTCCGGTCGATTTTGACACTTACTTAGTCAAAGCGGGCCACCAATCAGCCTTAATGGTGATGGCTTTACTTAAACATCTATAA
- a CDS encoding cobalamin biosynthesis protein CobD/CbiB, with amino-acid sequence MVPEFAQQLLNDSSFYEGTMILLVSLLLSRLAPLPREFQPIVWFGLLANELAKKVAHSNRSPSQQVIAGSMAAILLILPFWAIIYFLLQLAAFPWFFEFIILYLCLNDDNFKQVAGEVRQALSREDKTLARQLLSLWLYRDTKQLSSVGISKATIEKLVTTPVYGTVSTILFFSIGGAPLVLVARMIKKLELCWPAINPKFKYFGQPVNLLSAALFIIPSWLWNFTLAIQGGPKSILLLFKPLSNNGPLYNCINTCAIAASVLKVELGGPMKFNNQRVAVTKLIYGPKPDSHSIAAAIKLTSTGYTLWLSFLILIPLIWAALRYLQT; translated from the coding sequence ATGGTTCCAGAGTTTGCCCAACAGCTGCTCAACGACAGTTCGTTTTATGAAGGAACCATGATCCTCCTTGTCAGTTTATTGCTGTCTCGCCTCGCGCCACTGCCTAGAGAGTTTCAACCCATAGTTTGGTTCGGCTTACTTGCTAACGAATTAGCAAAGAAAGTAGCACACAGTAACCGCTCGCCTTCCCAACAAGTCATTGCAGGTTCAATGGCGGCGATACTATTGATATTGCCTTTCTGGGCCATTATCTATTTCTTGTTACAACTCGCCGCTTTCCCCTGGTTTTTCGAGTTTATTATTCTCTATCTCTGCTTAAATGATGATAATTTTAAACAAGTCGCTGGTGAGGTGAGGCAAGCTTTGAGTCGAGAAGATAAAACCCTCGCCAGACAACTGCTCTCTCTATGGTTATACCGGGACACAAAACAATTAAGCAGTGTTGGAATCAGCAAGGCCACCATAGAAAAATTGGTCACAACACCAGTTTACGGCACAGTTTCAACCATATTATTTTTTAGTATCGGCGGTGCACCTTTGGTACTTGTCGCCCGAATGATAAAGAAGCTTGAGCTTTGTTGGCCAGCGATTAACCCTAAATTTAAGTATTTTGGTCAACCAGTTAATCTGCTTAGCGCCGCCTTATTCATCATCCCGAGCTGGTTGTGGAATTTCACTCTAGCGATTCAAGGCGGCCCTAAGAGCATACTTTTACTCTTTAAACCCTTGTCTAATAACGGCCCCCTCTATAACTGTATTAACACCTGTGCAATCGCCGCATCGGTACTCAAGGTTGAGCTGGGTGGACCGATGAAGTTTAACAATCAGCGCGTCGCGGTCACTAAGCTCATTTACGGCCCTAAGCCCGATAGTCACTCTATCGCTGCTGCAATAAAATTGACCAGTACAGGGTATACACTTTGGCTCAGTTTTCTTATCCTGATCCCACTCATCTGGGCAGCACTTCGCTATTTACAGACTTAA
- a CDS encoding DUF2721 domain-containing protein, with protein MHVSLTTPALLFPAISLLLLAYTNRFFALAALIRSLSSDGKPVHYEQLRNLRQRISIIRRMQEAGVMSFALCVLCMIFIYVGLNKTGSFIFGSSLLLLLYSLLLSVIEIRISVDALNLHLKEMDE; from the coding sequence ATTCATGTATCATTAACCACTCCCGCCTTGCTATTCCCAGCAATTTCCTTGCTGTTGCTGGCCTATACCAATCGATTCTTTGCCCTCGCGGCCCTTATAAGAAGCTTGAGTAGTGACGGAAAACCTGTTCATTATGAACAATTAAGAAACTTACGTCAGCGGATCAGCATCATCAGGCGCATGCAGGAAGCGGGTGTCATGAGTTTCGCCCTATGTGTGCTCTGCATGATTTTCATCTATGTCGGACTCAATAAAACCGGCTCGTTTATCTTTGGCTCTAGTTTGCTTTTACTGCTTTATTCACTGCTGCTCTCGGTGATTGAGATCCGCATTTCGGTCGATGCCCTCAACCTTCACCTGAAAGAGATGGACGAATGA
- a CDS encoding trimeric intracellular cation channel family protein, producing the protein MIEWIYFFDLCGTAVFALSGALAAGRHRMDPFGVIVLASVTAVGGGSIRDALLGTTPVFWIRDPNYIVVILITVLITLILVRKPKKVPQHTLPIADALGLALFTVIGAEKALNLELGGMIAVVMGLITGVGGGIIRDLLCRQVPMILRTEIYATASILGGICYSMSIYLGVENMHAMLLSMMVALCIRLASIKWHLSLPAFDLKKNLKN; encoded by the coding sequence ATGATTGAGTGGATCTACTTCTTCGATCTCTGTGGTACCGCCGTATTTGCCCTCTCAGGGGCGCTAGCCGCGGGGCGACACCGAATGGATCCTTTCGGAGTAATTGTACTCGCCTCGGTCACAGCCGTCGGTGGCGGTAGCATACGAGATGCGCTTCTTGGGACGACTCCGGTATTTTGGATCCGTGATCCCAATTATATTGTCGTTATCTTGATCACGGTATTAATAACCTTAATTTTGGTTCGAAAACCTAAGAAGGTCCCCCAACATACCTTGCCCATAGCCGATGCCCTGGGCTTGGCTTTGTTTACAGTTATTGGCGCCGAGAAAGCACTCAATCTCGAACTAGGTGGAATGATAGCCGTGGTAATGGGCTTGATAACTGGCGTGGGAGGAGGCATTATTCGAGACTTGCTTTGCCGTCAAGTCCCTATGATATTGAGAACAGAGATCTATGCTACCGCATCTATCTTAGGTGGGATCTGTTATAGCATGAGCATCTATTTAGGTGTGGAGAATATGCATGCCATGCTACTCTCCATGATGGTGGCACTTTGCATCAGGCTCGCTTCCATTAAATGGCATCTGTCCCTGCCAGCATTCGATTTAAAGAAAAACTTAAAGAATTAA
- a CDS encoding nuclear transport factor 2 family protein — protein sequence MMISRYLYLILAFVGLPAVANNGEMPLEQQLAVKYIQAVTDHDYKVLSAFYDRDSIFKDRTASKSYTGRRHIISFLRRAHQGVLEYGFNIEHMFNSGSLVVMIGSYHYKGPGDQFGKPGKIIDLAIPGVTTVKLDMDNRRIEEHEDLMDYQTMADQLAVQ from the coding sequence ATGATGATCTCACGCTACCTTTACCTTATTCTTGCTTTTGTTGGCTTACCTGCAGTAGCAAACAACGGAGAGATGCCACTCGAACAGCAGTTGGCAGTGAAGTATATTCAAGCCGTCACAGATCATGATTACAAGGTATTAAGCGCCTTCTATGACAGAGACAGCATCTTCAAAGACAGAACAGCAAGCAAGTCCTATACTGGCCGCAGACACATCATTAGTTTTCTCAGACGCGCCCATCAGGGCGTCCTCGAATACGGCTTTAATATCGAACATATGTTTAACTCTGGTTCTTTGGTCGTGATGATAGGCAGCTACCACTACAAGGGGCCTGGAGATCAATTTGGTAAACCCGGTAAGATCATCGACTTGGCAATCCCCGGAGTTACAACCGTCAAATTAGATATGGATAATCGCAGGATCGAGGAGCATGAAGATCTGATGGATTACCAAACCATGGCCGATCAACTAGCGGTTCAATAG
- a CDS encoding putative quinol monooxygenase yields the protein MTKMTIFEIQSKEGMSEKLVSFFKSILPGTRDFPGNKGTDFSRLSDNKFIIVTYWQHESDLGHYLNWRENTGEFSLLLSFLIQAPNIVTYEVLEDI from the coding sequence ATGACTAAAATGACAATATTTGAAATTCAATCAAAGGAAGGAATGTCTGAAAAGCTTGTTTCTTTTTTTAAAAGTATTCTACCAGGAACAAGAGATTTTCCTGGTAATAAAGGCACTGACTTTTCACGTTTATCTGACAATAAATTCATCATTGTTACTTACTGGCAGCATGAAAGTGATTTAGGCCATTATCTTAATTGGAGGGAAAATACAGGTGAATTCTCCCTCCTGCTCAGCTTCCTTATTCAGGCTCCTAATATTGTAACCTATGAAGTACTTGAAGATATTTAA
- a CDS encoding isochorismatase family protein, translating to MKLQINSFRSTELHFFLKALNVEKLVIVGVMSHMCIDAVTQTVMDLGYYHVEDDACSTLELEFNGVTVPVNHAFMTASQFGCCNVGSTENHSA from the coding sequence TTGAAGCTGCAAATAAACAGTTTTCGTAGTACTGAATTACACTTTTTTTTGAAGGCACTTAATGTTGAAAAACTGGTTATAGTTGGTGTCATGAGCCATATGTGCATTGATGCGGTGACTCAGACTGTTATGGATTTGGGTTATTACCATGTTGAGGATGATGCTTGCTCCACGCTAGAGCTTGAATTTAATGGGGTGACAGTACCTGTTAATCATGCGTTTATGACCGCCTCACAATTTGGTTGTTGTAATGTGGGTAGTACTGAAAATCACTCGGCTTAG
- a CDS encoding isochorismatase family protein codes for MIIIVNIALLLIDFHNDDYSTYQDAQWALSGTEAAAWKAATLLTAFRQQGLPVIHVRHEFVLNDAPFFLLGSEVEKAHYSVAPINGEL; via the coding sequence ATGATTATTATAGTTAATATAGCCTTGTTATTAATTGACTTTCATAATGATGATTATTCTACATACCAAGATGCTCAGTGGGCTTTATCAGGTACAGAAGCCGCAGCATGGAAAGCTGCCACTTTACTAACTGCATTTCGTCAACAAGGATTGCCCGTTATTCATGTGCGTCATGAGTTCGTTTTAAATGATGCTCCTTTTTTCCTATTAGGATCTGAAGTGGAAAAAGCTCATTATAGCGTTGCCCCAATAAATGGGGAACTGTAA
- a CDS encoding helix-turn-helix domain-containing protein → MSERTFLRQFTNTTTLKPIHYIKKIRVQKACRLLESTTQRVEKAALTLAMMT, encoded by the coding sequence ATGAGCGAACGAACGTTTCTCCGTCAATTTACCAATACCACAACCTTGAAACCTATACACTATATTAAAAAGATTAGGGTACAAAAAGCATGTAGATTATTAGAATCAACCACACAGCGTGTTGAGAAAGCCGCACTAACATTGGCTATGATGACGTGA
- a CDS encoding IS3 family transposase (programmed frameshift) — translation MNTKRQYRTYTKEFKEEALCLITEQGYSVPQAADALGVSSNLLYTWKQKAEELESSNVTSDERAELLALRKEVKQLRVEKEIFKKGQCLLRERNEVKFRYIRDNRSQFEIKTVCKVLNVSRSAFYDWLSRPAKIISENELKLYRTAKRLFKRSRNSLGSRQLSKKLCEEGYIIGRYRTRSIMRKLGLVVTQRQAYTVTTKRKHSDSVADNVLSQNFNPAEPNQAWAGDVTYLRTNEGWMYLAIVMDLHSRRIIGWSISKRMTVSLVERALQVAITLRQPGCGVLFHSDRGSQYTSKQFQSLLTKSGMTPSMSSVGACLDNAVVERFFGSLKHEWLLNVVHLTRESMKQDVEEYIRYYNHERLHTTLGDLTPSNYEKLQSQVSSCA, via the exons ATGAATACGAAAAGACAGTACCGAACTTATACCAAAGAGTTTAAAGAAGAAGCTTTATGCTTGATAACCGAACAAGGCTATAGCGTTCCACAAGCCGCAGACGCGCTTGGTGTCTCATCCAACCTGCTCTATACCTGGAAACAGAAGGCTGAAGAGCTAGAGAGTTCTAACGTAACTTCAGATGAGAGAGCCGAGCTTTTAGCCCTAAGAAAAGAGGTTAAGCAGCTTCGGGTAGAGAAAGAAATAT TTAAAAAAGGCCAGTGCCTTCTTCGCGAAAGAAATGAAGTAAAGTTTCGGTATATTCGAGACAACCGCTCTCAATTCGAAATAAAAACAGTTTGTAAGGTGCTGAACGTTAGCCGTAGTGCCTTCTATGATTGGCTATCTAGGCCCGCTAAGATTATTAGCGAAAATGAGCTAAAACTGTATCGTACGGCAAAGCGCCTTTTCAAGCGCAGTCGTAACAGCTTAGGCTCACGTCAGTTATCCAAAAAACTATGTGAAGAAGGCTATATCATCGGCCGTTATCGCACTCGCTCTATCATGCGAAAGCTAGGCTTAGTGGTGACTCAGCGCCAAGCCTATACAGTAACGACTAAGCGAAAACACAGTGATAGTGTTGCAGATAACGTGCTGAGCCAGAACTTTAACCCTGCTGAACCTAACCAAGCTTGGGCAGGTGATGTCACCTATCTGAGAACTAACGAAGGCTGGATGTATTTAGCTATTGTTATGGATTTACACTCTAGACGAATCATTGGCTGGAGTATCTCGAAACGAATGACCGTCAGCTTGGTTGAACGTGCATTACAGGTGGCTATAACACTTCGTCAACCAGGCTGCGGTGTTTTATTTCACAGTGACAGAGGCTCGCAGTATACGAGTAAGCAATTCCAAAGCTTGCTAACAAAGAGCGGAATGACACCTTCTATGAGCAGTGTTGGCGCTTGCCTAGATAATGCTGTCGTTGAACGATTTTTTGGTAGTTTAAAGCACGAATGGCTGTTGAATGTAGTTCATTTAACACGAGAGTCAATGAAGCAAGATGTTGAGGAATATATTAGGTATTACAACCATGAGCGGTTACATACTACGCTAGGTGATTTAACACCGAGCAACTATGAAAAGTTACAAAGTCAGGTGTCCAGTTGTGCTTGA
- a CDS encoding IS3 family transposase (programmed frameshift), which yields MTKKSRPTYSAEFRLEAAQLVVDQNYSVTEAAKVMGVSKSGMDKWVRQLKQERKGLSPKASPMTHEQIEIRELKKKIDRLEEHNTIFKKGYSSLDVRLPEQFSLVEKLKQSHTVKRICEVFGLHRSSYKYWCGRVKNISPGRVKLYSLVREAHAASNGSAGARSIAEIVTAKGTSLSRYRASKLMKQLGLVSCQLPKHSYKRADSEHVEIPNHLSRQFQVTEPNQVWCGDVTYIWTGNRWAYLAVVIDLFARKAIGWSMSFSPDSTLTGKALSMAFESRGRPQALMFHSDQGCHYTSRQYRQLLWRYQIKQSLSRRGNCWDNAPMERFFRSLKTEWVPSTGYSSFTEAKASIINYIVGYYSQVRPHQYNGGLTPNESERRFCLTYKTVAKKG from the exons ATGACAAAGAAATCTAGACCCACATATAGCGCAGAGTTTCGACTTGAAGCGGCGCAGCTAGTTGTTGACCAAAACTATTCAGTGACTGAAGCGGCCAAGGTCATGGGCGTGAGCAAATCAGGAATGGATAAGTGGGTTAGACAGCTTAAACAGGAGCGTAAAGGGCTCTCCCCTAAAGCCTCTCCAATGACACACGAGCAGATTGAAATCCGTGAGCTAAAGAAGAAAATTGACCGTCTCGAGGAGCACAATACTATTT TTAAAAAAGGCTACAGCTCTCTTGATGTCAGACTCCCTGAACAGTTCTCGTTAGTCGAGAAGCTCAAGCAGAGCCATACAGTAAAGCGTATTTGTGAAGTGTTCGGGCTTCATCGCAGTAGCTATAAGTATTGGTGTGGCCGCGTGAAAAATATTTCACCAGGAAGAGTTAAATTATACAGCCTAGTGAGAGAAGCCCACGCTGCTAGTAACGGCTCTGCGGGCGCTAGGAGCATCGCTGAGATAGTGACAGCTAAAGGCACTAGCTTAAGCCGTTATCGAGCGAGTAAGCTAATGAAACAGCTCGGGTTAGTGAGTTGCCAACTTCCTAAGCATAGCTATAAAAGAGCGGACAGCGAGCATGTTGAAATACCCAACCATTTGTCGCGTCAGTTTCAAGTCACTGAGCCGAATCAAGTGTGGTGTGGCGACGTGACTTATATCTGGACAGGTAATCGATGGGCTTACTTAGCAGTGGTTATTGACTTGTTTGCTCGAAAGGCAATTGGCTGGTCAATGTCATTTTCACCAGATAGTACCTTAACGGGAAAAGCGTTATCAATGGCTTTTGAGTCAAGAGGAAGACCGCAGGCACTGATGTTTCATAGCGACCAAGGTTGTCACTATACCAGTCGACAATATCGTCAACTACTTTGGCGATACCAAATAAAACAGAGTTTAAGCCGTCGAGGAAACTGCTGGGATAATGCACCTATGGAGCGATTCTTTAGAAGCTTAAAGACTGAATGGGTCCCCTCTACGGGCTACAGCAGCTTCACTGAAGCCAAGGCATCAATCATTAACTATATAGTTGGATACTATAGCCAAGTCAGACCACATCAATATAACGGTGGCTTGACACCAAATGAATCAGAAAGAAGGTTCTGCCTTACGTATAAAACCGTGGCCAAAAAAGGTTGA
- a CDS encoding winged helix-turn-helix domain-containing protein — translation MKISTVNGRTVLFDEQAILMGEHKTKLGSGDWQVLDLLLKKHGEVISREELISHAWKGRVVTEASLTQSIFNIRLALGDDGKKQTVLKTIAKIGYIIPAEVILYSESKLTSHSRQWKNPIAVVILIACFFFGIALERPVFESEYFLNNLKKTRVQNTLTVTSKTGNININFLNGFSSEQLEIPKNLELIAGSTPDVYISAGKTYYTFIFDDIEKAPISIGINRTIGLTHAFTQAINLYIEELNS, via the coding sequence TTGAAAATTAGTACGGTAAATGGCCGCACAGTACTTTTCGATGAGCAAGCAATTTTAATGGGAGAACATAAGACAAAGCTAGGCAGTGGGGACTGGCAAGTATTAGACTTACTTCTGAAAAAACATGGTGAAGTGATCTCACGAGAAGAGCTGATATCCCATGCCTGGAAAGGGAGAGTAGTAACAGAAGCAAGCCTAACGCAATCAATTTTTAATATCCGATTAGCTCTCGGAGATGACGGGAAAAAACAAACTGTTTTAAAAACCATTGCCAAAATAGGCTATATAATCCCTGCAGAAGTTATCCTATATTCAGAATCCAAACTCACTAGTCACTCTCGACAATGGAAGAATCCTATTGCAGTGGTAATTTTAATTGCTTGTTTCTTTTTTGGTATAGCCTTAGAGAGACCTGTATTCGAAAGTGAATACTTTCTAAACAATCTAAAGAAGACAAGAGTTCAGAATACTCTCACTGTCACTTCTAAAACTGGAAATATCAACATAAACTTTTTAAATGGTTTTTCAAGCGAGCAATTGGAAATACCTAAAAACCTTGAATTGATAGCAGGATCTACTCCAGATGTATACATTTCAGCAGGTAAAACTTATTACACCTTTATATTTGATGATATTGAGAAAGCACCTATAAGCATAGGTATTAATAGAACTATAGGTTTAACCCACGCTTTTACTCAAGCTATCAATCTATATATAGAGGAGCTGAACAGTTGA
- a CDS encoding flagellar biosynthetic protein FliQ: protein MTVIDVTAACLEIVKDAIIIFSLSFVVTGVIVGLLQTVFSVQDPGLPMAAKLVVFIVLLTQVGGGIYDQFHLLFWQL, encoded by the coding sequence ATGACCGTCATTGACGTTACTGCGGCGTGTTTAGAGATAGTTAAGGACGCTATTATTATTTTTTCTCTGAGCTTTGTTGTCACGGGAGTTATTGTCGGTCTACTGCAAACAGTATTCAGTGTTCAAGATCCTGGCTTACCTATGGCAGCTAAATTAGTGGTCTTTATTGTATTACTTACACAAGTCGGTGGAGGGATATATGACCAATTCCACTTATTATTTTGGCAACTTTAA
- the vscN2 gene encoding type III secretion system ATPase VscN2 encodes MLKNFFKVKESYQDTVICHVNVNTFVGQECFISSVTNERIRGEVMKITGLRVEIKLLQPGAIQRGSKVEITSKRFCFPLNETAIVGKVINCYGESLYGDDYLSLDGDYLDLPIIEKPIPLNIRAPIDTVFPTKLKIIDGLFTIGVGQRLGLFAPAGAGKTTTVSIMANNMDADVVIFAMIGERAREVVEFLEGEIGPEVIQKSITIVSTSEANPLEKVRSGLVAVSIARHFMDQGKKVVLYFDSLTRFARAQAMLDGTPIHGGIPIGVSLALSRLVENCGNSINGSVTGIFTVLIEKEIDEDPIAHEVKSLIDGHLVYATTIASTGRYPAIDVLKSKSRLQSKVQNYQYVSMSEKFKDMVYRYFNVELLIRVGEYEKGNDLATDEAIELYPRIMEFLKQGYDGVEYEETLQKMAGISSTY; translated from the coding sequence ATGCTCAAGAATTTTTTTAAGGTTAAAGAATCTTATCAAGATACGGTAATTTGTCATGTCAACGTGAATACCTTTGTGGGACAGGAATGTTTTATTAGTTCTGTCACTAATGAGCGTATTCGTGGTGAGGTGATGAAAATAACTGGTTTAAGAGTGGAAATAAAGCTCTTACAACCAGGTGCCATTCAGCGAGGCAGTAAAGTCGAAATTACATCCAAACGATTCTGCTTTCCACTGAATGAGACTGCCATCGTAGGAAAAGTGATCAATTGCTATGGAGAGTCACTATATGGTGATGACTACCTTAGTTTGGATGGTGATTACCTTGATTTGCCCATCATTGAGAAGCCGATTCCTCTAAATATTCGTGCACCAATTGACACTGTATTTCCTACTAAACTCAAAATAATTGACGGATTATTCACTATTGGTGTAGGTCAACGCCTAGGGTTGTTTGCTCCTGCGGGAGCAGGGAAAACCACTACCGTGTCTATTATGGCTAATAACATGGATGCGGATGTAGTGATTTTTGCCATGATTGGAGAGCGCGCTCGAGAAGTGGTTGAGTTTCTTGAGGGGGAAATAGGTCCTGAAGTTATTCAAAAATCTATCACTATTGTTTCCACTTCCGAGGCGAACCCGCTCGAGAAGGTGAGGTCAGGTCTGGTGGCGGTATCAATTGCCAGGCATTTTATGGATCAAGGGAAAAAAGTAGTCCTTTATTTCGACTCATTGACTCGTTTTGCCCGTGCCCAAGCCATGTTAGATGGCACCCCTATTCATGGCGGTATTCCTATCGGCGTTTCTTTGGCGCTATCACGCCTTGTTGAAAATTGTGGAAACTCTATCAATGGTTCCGTGACGGGGATTTTCACTGTCTTGATTGAAAAAGAGATAGATGAGGATCCAATTGCACATGAAGTTAAATCACTAATAGATGGTCACCTAGTGTATGCAACGACTATAGCATCTACTGGACGATATCCAGCTATCGATGTACTCAAAAGTAAAAGTCGACTTCAAAGTAAAGTTCAAAATTATCAATATGTTAGCATGTCGGAAAAGTTTAAGGATATGGTTTATCGTTATTTTAACGTAGAACTTTTAATTCGAGTTGGAGAGTATGAGAAAGGCAATGATCTCGCAACCGATGAAGCGATAGAGCTGTATCCGCGTATTATGGAATTTCTGAAACAAGGGTACGATGGGGTTGAATATGAAGAAACCCTCCAAAAGATGGCTGGAATTTCATCAACTTATTGA
- a CDS encoding secretin N-terminal domain-containing protein: MKPSIWLLLFLCTTFTCQAKVFIKQSDIDLRGALGAIAKDMQVKLVDELEDKAAKQAITQTLSGEGLDLLAQLSEVYDFDWYVYGGSLTVHTGQAYINYAFQPRNISSASLIKELKSTFRTDDTTKIKLVSRGNSILFSGTRQFVNDAVSYSNMIDKNEFLENGNNLELARIEFHYLSVIDRDISTYDGNVTFPGAQSLISSAIERIGQFENISDGEMVKRAYKLKLSQSDKQQLEEDELTSKVQSLPGSNALLIRGTPEEVKLAKHIATLIDIKRKQLLFSLHVYDVSVERTEALGVNSSWLNGSRGIYDIVVPPFTDTVDFVKNFQALYTNNMARGVYETNLLVLENQQGHFGKKETATIVLISDKQVSTQTIEAENGLYVTGRLLPSGKVQAKFSYIEESLDGDDTDDAGTTQAPKVNSQSLASEVYIDPNQTVILGGFDNTVTETTESGVPILSSIPWLGELFKSKKEIKRKYKRYISVSFKVI; the protein is encoded by the coding sequence ATGAAGCCTAGCATCTGGTTATTATTGTTTTTGTGTACCACTTTTACATGTCAGGCAAAGGTATTTATTAAACAATCTGATATCGATCTGAGAGGCGCATTGGGGGCTATTGCAAAAGATATGCAAGTTAAATTGGTCGATGAGCTCGAGGACAAGGCTGCCAAACAAGCTATCACCCAAACGTTGTCCGGCGAAGGCTTGGATTTGTTAGCTCAATTGTCAGAGGTCTACGACTTTGACTGGTATGTTTATGGCGGTTCTCTTACTGTGCACACTGGGCAAGCGTACATAAATTATGCATTTCAACCACGCAACATCTCATCTGCCAGTCTTATTAAAGAATTAAAAAGTACTTTTAGAACTGACGATACGACGAAAATTAAATTAGTTTCACGTGGTAACTCAATTTTATTTTCTGGTACCCGACAATTCGTCAATGATGCAGTTAGCTATTCGAATATGATCGACAAAAATGAATTTTTAGAAAATGGAAATAATTTGGAGTTGGCGAGAATCGAGTTTCATTATTTATCTGTTATCGATCGTGACATTAGCACCTATGATGGCAATGTGACCTTTCCGGGGGCTCAATCTTTAATATCGTCTGCAATAGAAAGAATTGGTCAGTTTGAAAATATTAGCGACGGTGAAATGGTGAAGCGTGCCTATAAGCTTAAGCTCAGTCAAAGTGATAAGCAGCAGCTTGAGGAGGATGAGTTAACCTCCAAAGTTCAATCGTTGCCAGGGAGTAATGCGCTGCTTATACGCGGTACTCCAGAAGAGGTTAAGTTAGCAAAACATATCGCCACTTTGATCGATATTAAACGTAAACAATTACTTTTTTCTCTTCATGTTTATGATGTTTCTGTAGAGCGTACTGAAGCATTAGGTGTTAATAGTTCCTGGCTTAACGGCAGTCGTGGAATTTACGATATCGTTGTTCCTCCATTTACTGATACGGTAGATTTTGTCAAAAACTTCCAAGCCTTGTATACCAATAATATGGCGAGGGGCGTGTATGAGACCAACTTACTGGTGTTAGAAAATCAGCAAGGCCACTTTGGGAAAAAAGAAACCGCGACGATTGTACTTATTTCTGATAAACAGGTTTCAACTCAGACTATTGAAGCTGAAAATGGCTTATATGTGACGGGACGTCTTCTACCATCGGGTAAAGTACAAGCAAAATTTAGCTATATAGAAGAGTCTCTTGATGGTGACGATACCGATGACGCCGGTACGACTCAGGCCCCGAAGGTTAACTCACAATCTTTGGCATCAGAAGTTTATATTGATCCTAACCAGACAGTTATTCTCGGTGGATTTGATAATACAGTGACTGAGACTACAGAAAGTGGTGTGCCTATTCTATCGAGTATTCCATGGTTAGGAGAATTGTTTAAGAGTAAGAAAGAAATTAAGCGTAAATACAAGCGCTATATCTCTGTGTCTTTTAAGGTTATTTAG